The following proteins come from a genomic window of Desulfonatronum thiosulfatophilum:
- a CDS encoding tetratricopeptide repeat protein, translating to MTEKIAWFEEVLNLEPNSKLFFPLARAYVHDNRHADAVQVLRKGLAFHPEHLEARLLLIECLAEQNLEKGEDLERTSPEVASLSATLSTYPSFWRQWAAHSRSAGRSDLALTLEMLAIHLEGGGFSWGAVLENGLRAMAPFGGSERQFDAPFQASGALETDTEESSFQATGIVSSDPPAEEISGDLATAASPADFSDNPDLSASAEASDLSGLADASPSSGSTDPEEAIVLEKARENDADSFFSSETSPGSDLTAKDDFLKSDGLDSDILPDAPHADVPLTEGERRYYETKTYADLLAEQGENVEALELYNKLLQSSPDDDQRKDLQNRIQELNSRIGNSLKDQEALDAPAEQELLPLPDNDEQSEPGAIADHPVDLKAATTARTLTRLAERLESRAGR from the coding sequence ATGACTGAAAAAATCGCCTGGTTCGAGGAAGTGCTGAATCTGGAACCCAACTCCAAGCTGTTTTTTCCGTTGGCCCGGGCGTACGTTCACGATAATCGCCATGCTGATGCCGTGCAGGTCCTACGCAAGGGTTTGGCTTTTCATCCGGAACACCTGGAAGCCCGATTACTGTTGATCGAATGCCTGGCCGAGCAGAACCTGGAAAAGGGTGAGGATCTGGAGCGGACGTCTCCTGAAGTGGCCTCGTTGTCCGCGACTTTGTCCACCTATCCCTCATTCTGGCGACAATGGGCCGCTCACAGTCGATCCGCGGGACGAAGCGATCTTGCTCTGACCCTGGAGATGCTGGCGATACATTTGGAAGGCGGCGGCTTCAGCTGGGGAGCTGTTCTGGAAAACGGCCTGCGGGCCATGGCCCCTTTCGGCGGCAGCGAACGACAATTTGACGCCCCCTTTCAGGCTTCCGGCGCCCTTGAAACGGATACCGAAGAATCATCCTTCCAGGCGACGGGCATTGTTTCATCTGATCCGCCGGCGGAGGAGATTTCGGGAGATCTCGCAACGGCCGCATCTCCTGCGGACTTTTCCGACAATCCTGACTTGTCAGCATCCGCGGAAGCTTCTGATCTTTCCGGGCTTGCCGACGCTTCTCCTTCTTCCGGTTCAACTGATCCGGAAGAAGCCATTGTCCTTGAAAAGGCTCGCGAGAATGACGCGGACTCCTTTTTCAGCAGTGAGACAAGCCCTGGTTCCGATCTTACCGCCAAAGATGACTTCCTGAAGAGCGATGGCTTAGATTCCGATATCCTGCCCGATGCCCCCCACGCGGACGTCCCCCTGACCGAAGGAGAACGCCGATACTATGAAACCAAGACCTATGCCGACCTGCTGGCTGAACAAGGCGAAAATGTCGAAGCGCTGGAACTGTACAATAAGCTGCTTCAGTCATCACCAGATGACGACCAGCGGAAGGATCTGCAAAACCGTATTCAGGAGCTGAACAGCCGCATCGGCAACTCTTTGAAAGACCAGGAGGCTCTTGATGCTCCTGCCGAACAAGAACTTTTGCCTTTGCCGGACAACGATGAACAATCCGAGCCAGGGGCTATCGCCGACCACCCTGTCGATCTCAAAGCCGCGACAACGGCACGAACCCTGACCCGACTGGCGGAACGCCTGGAATCCCGGGCTGGCCGCTGA